Within the Methanobacterium sp. BRmetb2 genome, the region TGAAATTCTTAAAGATGAATGGATAGAAAAGGGAAAAGAAATTGTTGAAGAAATGAAAGATTAAACTTAAAGAGGTAACCCATATGAATGAGTCAAAATTTGCCCATATAACCAAAGCACATCCATGTTTTAATGAAAAAATGCATGATAAGGTTGGAAGAATCCACGTTCCAATTGCCCCTAAGTGTAATATTCAATGTAATTTTTGCACACGTGAGTTGAACAAATGTGAAAAACGTCCAGGAGTTGCTTCAAGGGTAATGTCGGTTGATGATGCAGTTCAACATGTTGAAAAAGTGGTTAAAGAAATGCCCATATCTGTTGTCGGTGTGGCCGGCCCTGGAGATGCACTGGCCAATGAAAATACGATAGAATTCTTTAAAAAAATAGATGAAAAATTTCCTGATTTAATAAAGTGCATGAGCACTAATGGTCTTCTCCTACCAGATAAGGCAGATGAATTAGCTGAAGTGAATGTAAATACCATCACTGTGACAGTTAATGCCGTTGATCCAGAAATTGGTAAAAAAATTTATTCGAACGTAGTATATAATGGAAAGTTGTATGAGGGAGAAGAAGCTTTTAAAATATTGTCTAAAAATCAATTAGAAGGAATTGAAAAAATAGCCAAAAAAGGTGTGGTTGTAAAAGTAAATAGCGTCCTAATACCCGGACTTAACGATAAGCACATAGTTGATATTGCACGTGAAGTCAAAAAACGCGGAGCTTCACTAATGAATATAATACCTCTTATTCCAATGTACAAACTTAAAGATTATCCAAAACCGAATTGTGCCCAATTAAGTGAAGTTCGAGATGCTGTAGAAGAGATATTACCAGTTTTTAGAGCATGTACTCAGTGTCGTGCAGATGCCTATGGGGTTCCAGGTAGGGAAGATAAGCACCTGGACATGACTCCTGCCAGCCATTATTAAACATGTCAAAAATGTCAATATGTCAGAAATTATACTCAATACCTGAAACAAAGTCTAAATTTCTGGGAATAAGTTTGAATAAATCTTTATCAAGAAAAATAGACTCTAATTTCTTTTTAATAACATAAAATTTGGAGTTATTCAATGAAAACTATGCTTTGGGAAGATAACAAATTATTACTTATAGATCAAACCAAATTGCCTGATGAATTAGTCTATTTTGAATGTGAAAATTATCAGGATGTTGTTCACGCCATAAAAACCATGGTTGTCCGGGGTGCTCCTGCAATTGGCGTTGCAGCAGCCTTTGGTATGGCACTTGCCTATTTAGCAGGTGATGATCTGACAAAAGCCGCCGAGGAAATAAAAAGTTCCAGACCAACAGCAGTAAATCTTTTCTGGGCAGTTGATAGGATTCTTGCTTCTGATTCTCCAGTGGATGAAGCAATAAAAATGTATAATGAGGATATAGAAACAAATAAATCCATTGGTGTACATGGATCTACAGTAATTGAAGATGGAGACACTATTTTAACCCACTGTAATGCAGGGGCTCTGGCATGTGTGGACTATGGAACAGCATTAGGAGTTATAAGGGCGGCTTTTCAGGATGGTAAAGATATTAGCGTTGTTTGCGATGAAACCAGGCCTTTGTGTCAGGGAGCCCGTCTAAGTGTATGGGAAATGCAGCAAGAAAAAATTCCAGTAAAGTTAATAGTTGACAGTGCTGCAGGTTATATGATGCAGAAAGGAGCCATAGATAAAGTAGTAATCGGGGCAGACAGGATTGCCGGGGGTGGTGTTGCCAATAAAATAGGATCACTTATGGTGGCATTAGCTGCCAAACGATTTAACATACCTTTCTATGTGGCTGCACCCAAAAGCACTTTTGACTATGATAACTCAATATACGACGTAAAAATTGAAGAAAGAGATCCAGGGGAAGTTTTATACTTCGGGAATTGTAGGGTTGCACCTGCAGAAACAATAATCAGCAACCCATCCTTTGATATTGTACCTGGTGATTTGATAACAGGTATAATTACTGAAGATGGTATCATAGAGCCATTTTAATAAGATGGTATTGTAGGACATTTTTAATTATTTATTCTTTTTAATTTAATTCCTTATTTTGGTAAAAATACTATAAAATTTGCACATCTACTCCTATATGCCACTTTCCCGGACTTTTTGACTTGACTTTCCTTTTATTTAGTATTTCAACCTTCCTAGGATAAGCTGCTTTTTTTATTCTTTTCAAAGCACCTTCAAAATCACTGGCAAATTCGTAGTAATGGAGGATT harbors:
- a CDS encoding nitrogenase molybdenum-iron cofactor biosynthesis protein, with translation MNESKFAHITKAHPCFNEKMHDKVGRIHVPIAPKCNIQCNFCTRELNKCEKRPGVASRVMSVDDAVQHVEKVVKEMPISVVGVAGPGDALANENTIEFFKKIDEKFPDLIKCMSTNGLLLPDKADELAEVNVNTITVTVNAVDPEIGKKIYSNVVYNGKLYEGEEAFKILSKNQLEGIEKIAKKGVVVKVNSVLIPGLNDKHIVDIAREVKKRGASLMNIIPLIPMYKLKDYPKPNCAQLSEVRDAVEEILPVFRACTQCRADAYGVPGREDKHLDMTPASHY
- the mtnA gene encoding S-methyl-5-thioribose-1-phosphate isomerase — its product is MKTMLWEDNKLLLIDQTKLPDELVYFECENYQDVVHAIKTMVVRGAPAIGVAAAFGMALAYLAGDDLTKAAEEIKSSRPTAVNLFWAVDRILASDSPVDEAIKMYNEDIETNKSIGVHGSTVIEDGDTILTHCNAGALACVDYGTALGVIRAAFQDGKDISVVCDETRPLCQGARLSVWEMQQEKIPVKLIVDSAAGYMMQKGAIDKVVIGADRIAGGGVANKIGSLMVALAAKRFNIPFYVAAPKSTFDYDNSIYDVKIEERDPGEVLYFGNCRVAPAETIISNPSFDIVPGDLITGIITEDGIIEPF